In the genome of Rhizobium etli 8C-3, one region contains:
- a CDS encoding IS110 family transposase → MKEDSVIFIGLDTSKLKISVAVAEGERNGEIRFFGDISSEPASVASLVNKLSKRGAKLHFCYEAGPTGYGLYRQIVELGHDCVVVAPSLVPKRAGDRVKTNRRDAVSLARLHRAGELTAVWIPDEAHEAIRDLVRAREAASDALKQARQQLQSFLLRHGRIYTGRKPWTRAHTRWLTCQAFDHPAHHILLAEYCQAIEDADVRLGRLTELVVETAASWSMAPVVAAYQAMRGVAFMTAVTFVVEIGDVRRFDNPRQLMAYLGLVPSESSTGERVKRSGITKAGNTRARRVLIEGAWTYRFPARVSPTIQARLEGLPRSVREIAWKGQVRLCARYRKLMAAGKPKVVAVTAIAREMAAFLWAIGQEVAPTAKI, encoded by the coding sequence ATGAAAGAAGATAGCGTAATTTTCATCGGCTTGGATACGTCCAAGTTGAAGATTTCAGTGGCCGTTGCCGAAGGAGAACGCAACGGCGAGATCCGGTTTTTCGGCGACATCTCTTCCGAGCCGGCGTCTGTGGCATCGCTGGTCAACAAGCTTTCCAAGCGTGGAGCCAAGCTTCACTTTTGCTATGAGGCGGGTCCCACCGGTTACGGCCTTTACCGTCAAATTGTCGAGCTGGGGCATGACTGCGTGGTGGTGGCGCCGTCGCTGGTGCCTAAGCGAGCGGGCGACCGGGTGAAGACCAACCGCCGGGATGCCGTAAGCCTGGCGCGCCTGCACCGCGCCGGCGAGCTGACCGCGGTCTGGATTCCGGATGAAGCTCATGAGGCGATCCGCGACCTGGTGCGGGCTCGCGAGGCGGCCAGCGATGCGCTGAAACAGGCACGCCAGCAACTTCAGTCTTTCTTGTTGCGTCATGGCCGGATCTATACCGGCCGCAAACCATGGACGCGCGCCCATACAAGATGGCTGACGTGCCAGGCCTTCGATCATCCCGCCCACCACATCCTGTTGGCGGAATATTGCCAGGCCATCGAGGATGCAGACGTGCGCCTGGGCCGACTGACCGAGCTGGTGGTGGAGACTGCAGCATCCTGGTCGATGGCCCCGGTTGTGGCCGCCTACCAAGCGATGCGCGGTGTTGCATTCATGACAGCGGTCACCTTTGTGGTCGAAATCGGCGACGTCAGGCGCTTTGATAATCCTCGTCAGTTGATGGCGTATCTTGGTCTTGTGCCGTCGGAAAGCTCGACGGGCGAACGGGTCAAGCGTAGTGGGATCACCAAGGCAGGCAACACAAGGGCGCGTCGGGTCCTCATCGAAGGCGCCTGGACGTATCGCTTCCCTGCACGTGTAAGCCCGACGATCCAGGCGCGGCTGGAGGGACTACCAAGGAGCGTTCGAGAAATTGCCTGGAAAGGCCAGGTGAGGCTTTGCGCGCGCTACCGCAAGCTGATGGCGGCAGGCAAGCCGAAGGTCGTCGCGGTCACCGCCATTGCCCGGGAGATGGCAGCTTTTCTTTGGGCGATTGGACAGGAAGTCGCTCCCACAGCAAAAATCTAA
- a CDS encoding class I SAM-dependent methyltransferase, which produces MTVSDAHFQGDIPAIYEQFLVPILFEGYASDLASRVADCHPGSILEVAAGSGVLTRAMAARLAPEVKIVATDLNQAMLDIAAKKGVGRQVEWKQADALDLPFESASFDVVACQFGVMFFLDKQRGYCEILRVLKPGGTFLFNTWASLAENEIARTVSEAMVAAFPDDPTRFLERTPHGYYERELIESDLRHAGFRKVTIETIDMTAHAPSPRDVAIAFCRGTPLKMEIAARCADDERAVQAVAAAFEKRFGSGRIRGNLRAHVVMAEVR; this is translated from the coding sequence ATGACCGTATCCGACGCGCATTTCCAGGGAGATATTCCCGCGATCTACGAGCAGTTCCTAGTGCCGATCCTGTTCGAGGGATACGCCTCGGATCTGGCGTCGCGCGTCGCGGACTGCCATCCAGGAAGCATTCTCGAAGTCGCCGCAGGATCGGGTGTGCTGACACGGGCTATGGCGGCCAGGCTTGCGCCGGAGGTTAAAATTGTCGCTACCGATCTAAACCAGGCGATGCTCGATATCGCAGCGAAGAAAGGCGTTGGCCGTCAGGTCGAGTGGAAGCAGGCCGACGCACTCGATCTGCCCTTTGAAAGCGCAAGTTTCGATGTTGTCGCCTGCCAGTTCGGCGTCATGTTCTTTTTGGACAAACAGCGCGGTTATTGCGAGATACTGAGGGTGCTGAAGCCCGGCGGGACATTTCTCTTCAACACTTGGGCCTCGCTTGCCGAAAACGAAATTGCCCGTACGGTTTCCGAGGCAATGGTCGCGGCTTTTCCCGATGACCCCACGCGCTTTCTCGAACGAACGCCGCATGGTTATTACGAGCGAGAGTTGATCGAGTCCGATCTCAGGCACGCGGGATTCCGGAAGGTGACGATCGAAACAATAGACATGACCGCGCATGCGCCCTCGCCGCGCGACGTCGCCATAGCATTCTGTCGGGGTACCCCGTTGAAAATGGAGATCGCCGCGCGCTGTGCCGATGACGAAAGGGCCGTTCAAGCGGTCGCAGCAGCGTTCGAAAAGCGCTTTGGCAGTGGACGGATTCGTGGAAATCTACGTGCTCATGTCGTTATGGCTGAAGTTCGCTAG
- a CDS encoding MBL fold metallo-hydrolase: MSYRRRFTILGCASSPGVPRITGDWGACNPANPKNRRTRAAFMVQQYDDNGGVTTVVIDTGSDFREQMIAAKVQHIDAVLYTHPHADHIHGIDDLRGYFHNAQQRVPIYANPFTMDRIRQGFSYCIETPPGSNYPPIVEPILIDDMTPIAISGAGGTISFRPHLQQHGDIHSLGFRIGDVAYCSDISDFPPETVAKLQDLDILIIDALQYRYHPSHLSLEQSLDWIGRLKPKRAILTHMHTPLDYDTVMAETPEHVEPAYDQMQFEVKIDELRAI; encoded by the coding sequence GTGAGCTACCGGCGGCGCTTCACCATTCTCGGCTGCGCGTCGTCGCCCGGCGTGCCGCGCATTACGGGCGATTGGGGCGCCTGCAATCCGGCTAACCCTAAGAACCGCCGTACGCGCGCAGCCTTCATGGTGCAGCAATATGACGACAACGGCGGGGTCACGACTGTCGTCATCGACACCGGATCGGATTTCCGCGAGCAGATGATTGCCGCCAAGGTGCAGCACATCGATGCGGTGCTTTACACGCATCCGCATGCCGACCACATTCACGGCATCGACGATCTGCGCGGCTATTTTCACAATGCACAGCAGCGTGTGCCGATCTATGCTAATCCCTTCACGATGGACCGCATCCGCCAGGGCTTCAGTTATTGCATCGAAACGCCGCCCGGCAGCAATTACCCACCGATCGTCGAACCGATCCTGATCGACGATATGACGCCTATCGCCATCAGCGGCGCTGGAGGCACGATCTCATTCCGGCCGCATTTGCAGCAGCACGGTGATATTCATTCACTTGGCTTTAGAATCGGTGACGTCGCTTATTGCAGCGATATCAGCGACTTTCCGCCGGAGACTGTCGCAAAGCTTCAGGACCTCGACATCCTTATTATCGACGCACTGCAATACCGCTATCATCCGAGCCACCTGTCGCTTGAGCAATCACTCGACTGGATCGGACGGCTGAAACCGAAGCGGGCGATCCTTACGCATATGCATACGCCGCTCGACTACGACACCGTGATGGCCGAGACGCCCGAACACGTCGAACCCGCCTATGATCAGATGCAGTTCGAGGTGAAAATCGATGAACTCCGCGCGATCTAG
- a CDS encoding TatD family hydrolase, producing MLIDTHCHLDFADFEEELDDIVSRAHQAGVKQMVTISTRVRKLEKLLAITEKYPSVFCSVGTHPNNADEELDIQTEDLVRLANEHEKVVAIGEAGLDYFYDTQKPENQKTGLLRHIAAARETRLPLVIHSRSADEDMAAILTAETGKGAFPFILHCFSAGPALARTGVDLGGYISFSGILTFPKSEELRAIAKTVPLDRLLVETDAPYLAPKRWRGKRNEPSYVVNTAEVLAETLGVNYAEMARITTENAFRLFSKMPKV from the coding sequence ATGCTGATCGATACCCATTGCCATCTTGATTTCGCCGATTTCGAGGAGGAGCTAGACGATATCGTCTCACGCGCTCACCAGGCAGGTGTGAAACAGATGGTGACGATCTCGACGCGGGTACGGAAACTCGAAAAGCTGCTTGCGATCACCGAGAAATATCCCTCAGTCTTCTGCTCCGTCGGCACACATCCGAACAATGCGGATGAGGAACTCGACATTCAGACCGAAGATCTCGTGCGCCTCGCCAACGAGCATGAGAAGGTCGTCGCGATCGGTGAAGCCGGGCTCGATTACTTCTACGACACGCAGAAGCCGGAGAACCAGAAGACTGGCCTTTTGCGCCATATCGCTGCCGCGCGCGAAACACGGTTGCCGCTAGTGATCCATAGCCGCAGTGCCGACGAGGACATGGCGGCAATCCTGACAGCAGAAACGGGGAAGGGGGCCTTCCCCTTCATCCTCCATTGCTTTTCGGCTGGCCCCGCCCTTGCCCGAACCGGCGTCGACCTCGGCGGCTACATTTCCTTCTCTGGCATCCTCACCTTTCCGAAGTCCGAGGAGTTGCGGGCGATCGCAAAGACAGTCCCGCTCGACCGGCTGCTCGTGGAAACCGACGCGCCTTACCTTGCGCCCAAACGCTGGCGCGGAAAGCGCAATGAGCCGTCCTATGTCGTGAACACTGCCGAGGTTCTGGCTGAGACGCTCGGTGTCAATTACGCCGAGATGGCGCGGATCACCACCGAGAATGCTTTCCGGCTCTTCTCTAAGATGCCAAAGGTCTAG
- the metG gene encoding methionine--tRNA ligase gives MTDKTPFYITTAISYPNGKPHIGHAYELIATDAIARFQRLDGRDVFFLTGTDEHGQKMQQTARAEGITAQELADRNSGEFQAMAQLLNASNDDFIRTTEARHHEASRDIWNLMAENGDIYKDSYAGWYSVRDEAYYQENETELRADGVRYGPQGTPVEWVEEESYFFKLSEYQDKLLKHYEDNPDFIGPAERRNEVVSFVKSGLKDLSISRTTFDWGIKVPNDPSHVMYVWVDALTNYITATGYLQDPNGPRAKYWPADIHVIGKDIIRFHAVYWPAFLMSARLPLPKRVFAHGFLLNKGEKMSKSLGNVVDPVNLVNHFGLDQVRYFFLREVSFGQDGSYSEEAIGTRINSDLANGIGNLASRSLSMIVKNCDGKIPECGPLTDEDRAMLAQADALLASTREDMDKQMIHRALASIIAVVSETDRYFASQEPWALKKTDPARMGTVLYVTAEVVRQIAILLQPFMPESAGKLLDLVAAPVDKRDFSESGEAGRLVPGTPLEAPKPVFPRYVAPET, from the coding sequence ATGACAGACAAGACGCCCTTCTATATCACCACCGCGATTTCCTACCCGAACGGCAAGCCGCATATCGGCCATGCCTACGAGCTGATCGCGACGGACGCTATCGCGCGCTTTCAGCGTCTCGATGGCCGTGATGTCTTCTTTCTGACAGGCACAGACGAGCACGGCCAGAAGATGCAGCAGACGGCCCGCGCAGAGGGTATTACCGCCCAGGAGCTTGCCGACCGCAATTCCGGCGAGTTCCAGGCGATGGCCCAGCTCTTGAATGCATCGAACGACGATTTCATCCGAACCACGGAAGCCCGTCACCACGAAGCCTCCAGGGACATCTGGAATCTGATGGCGGAAAACGGCGACATCTACAAGGATTCCTACGCCGGCTGGTATTCTGTGCGCGACGAGGCCTATTACCAGGAGAACGAGACGGAGCTCCGCGCCGACGGCGTGCGCTACGGGCCGCAGGGTACGCCTGTCGAATGGGTGGAGGAGGAAAGCTACTTCTTCAAGCTTTCCGAATACCAGGACAAGCTCCTCAAGCACTATGAGGACAATCCCGATTTCATCGGTCCTGCCGAACGGCGCAACGAAGTGGTTTCCTTCGTCAAGTCCGGCTTGAAGGACCTTTCGATTTCGCGCACGACCTTCGACTGGGGCATCAAGGTGCCCAACGATCCGTCGCATGTCATGTATGTCTGGGTCGACGCGCTCACCAACTACATCACAGCGACCGGCTATCTCCAGGATCCGAACGGCCCGAGGGCGAAGTACTGGCCGGCTGACATTCACGTCATCGGCAAGGACATCATCCGATTTCATGCAGTCTATTGGCCCGCCTTCCTGATGTCGGCCAGGCTGCCGCTGCCGAAGCGGGTCTTTGCCCATGGCTTCCTGCTCAACAAGGGCGAGAAGATGTCGAAGTCGCTCGGCAATGTCGTTGATCCCGTCAATCTGGTGAACCATTTCGGTCTCGACCAGGTGCGATATTTCTTCCTGCGCGAAGTTTCCTTCGGCCAGGACGGCAGCTACAGCGAAGAAGCGATCGGCACGCGCATCAATTCCGATCTTGCAAACGGCATCGGCAATCTCGCGAGCCGCTCGCTGTCTATGATCGTCAAGAATTGCGACGGCAAGATACCGGAATGCGGACCGCTGACAGACGAGGACAGGGCGATGCTGGCGCAGGCCGATGCGCTGCTTGCGTCCACGCGCGAGGACATGGACAAGCAGATGATCCACAGGGCGCTCGCTTCCATCATCGCCGTCGTTTCGGAGACTGACCGCTATTTCGCAAGCCAGGAGCCGTGGGCGCTGAAGAAGACCGATCCGGCGCGGATGGGCACCGTGCTTTATGTCACCGCTGAAGTCGTCCGCCAGATCGCGATCCTGCTGCAGCCGTTCATGCCTGAATCGGCGGGTAAGCTGCTCGACCTCGTTGCCGCGCCAGTCGACAAGCGCGATTTCTCGGAATCGGGCGAAGCCGGACGCCTTGTTCCCGGAACGCCGCTGGAGGCCCCGAAGCCAGTCTTCCCGCGGTATGTGGCGCCGGAAACCTGA
- a CDS encoding sulfite exporter TauE/SafE family protein, which translates to MTFLDNFQPLYSLSGFFVGALVGITGVGGGSLMTPLLVLLFGVHPATAVGTDLLYAAITKTAGTAVHGMHGRINWRVVGALGAGSVPAALLMLWLMAGVDRKSVEVAHTITAALGWLLVMTAVMLVFRAQILRFARRVTGERPPPRPATIAVLTVILGLALGMLVTLTSVGAGALGVTILLILYPRLDVREIVGSDIVHAVPLTLIGGMGYWIIGEIDWLLLLALLVGSIPGIIAGSLLAPKLHERTIRIVLALTLAIVAWKLLAG; encoded by the coding sequence TTGACGTTTCTCGATAATTTCCAGCCTCTCTATTCACTTTCCGGCTTTTTCGTCGGCGCGCTCGTCGGCATCACGGGCGTGGGCGGCGGCTCGCTGATGACACCGCTGCTCGTTCTGTTGTTCGGTGTCCATCCGGCAACCGCGGTCGGCACTGACCTGCTCTATGCCGCAATCACGAAGACGGCGGGTACAGCGGTCCATGGCATGCATGGCCGTATCAACTGGCGGGTTGTCGGTGCGCTCGGAGCGGGCAGTGTTCCGGCGGCGCTCCTGATGCTCTGGCTGATGGCCGGCGTCGACCGCAAGAGCGTCGAGGTTGCCCATACGATCACCGCAGCGCTTGGCTGGCTGCTCGTCATGACGGCCGTGATGCTTGTGTTCCGCGCGCAGATTCTCCGCTTTGCTCGCCGGGTCACTGGCGAGCGCCCCCCACCTCGTCCGGCGACCATTGCTGTTCTCACCGTCATTCTTGGGCTGGCTCTCGGCATGCTTGTCACGCTGACATCGGTCGGCGCCGGTGCACTCGGGGTCACTATCCTGCTTATACTTTATCCGCGGCTGGATGTCCGCGAAATCGTCGGTTCCGATATCGTCCACGCAGTACCCCTGACGCTCATCGGCGGCATGGGCTACTGGATCATCGGCGAGATCGACTGGCTCCTGCTTTTGGCACTGCTGGTCGGCTCGATTCCGGGCATCATCGCCGGCAGCCTTCTGGCGCCGAAGCTGCATGAACGCACGATTCGCATCGTGCTTGCGCTCACGCTCGCGATTGTCGCGTGGAAACTGCTTGCCGGCTGA
- a CDS encoding DNA polymerase III subunit delta': MSDERPGLLDGAIWPAENTKLFGHDEAQAFLSQSYRSGKGHHAVLIEGPEGIGKATLAFRFANYVLSNPDPATAPAAIGDPDAASAVSRQIASGASHNLLYLSRPVDEKTGKVKSAITVDEVRRAGRFFSQTSGTGNWRIVIIDPADDMNRNAANAILKILEEPPKRALFLVLSHAPGKLLPTIRSRCLPLRLSPLDNIALGAALANLGVTGSDASLLSLAKGSVGEALKLLNYGGGEIIAAYNEVLSAQGPAARKAMHRLADALSGKDSETIFEFFVSHVGDDLMRRARDAAQAGELSAAERMARLQSDINERLAISVAYNLDRKQTILSILGDIKQPGL; encoded by the coding sequence ATGAGTGATGAGCGGCCGGGGCTTCTGGACGGCGCCATCTGGCCTGCCGAAAACACAAAACTTTTCGGGCATGATGAAGCCCAGGCATTTCTCTCCCAATCCTATCGCTCCGGCAAAGGCCACCACGCAGTCCTGATCGAGGGACCGGAGGGGATCGGGAAGGCAACGCTTGCTTTTCGCTTTGCAAACTACGTTCTGTCGAATCCCGATCCGGCAACAGCGCCCGCAGCGATCGGCGATCCTGATGCGGCCTCTGCCGTCAGCCGCCAGATCGCTTCCGGGGCATCGCATAACCTGCTCTATCTTTCGCGTCCCGTCGACGAGAAGACAGGCAAGGTGAAGTCGGCGATCACGGTGGACGAGGTACGGCGCGCCGGACGCTTCTTCTCGCAGACCTCCGGAACCGGAAACTGGCGCATCGTCATCATAGATCCGGCAGACGACATGAACCGCAATGCGGCCAATGCCATCTTGAAAATTCTGGAGGAGCCGCCCAAACGGGCGCTCTTCCTCGTGCTTTCGCATGCGCCGGGAAAACTTCTGCCGACGATCCGTTCACGGTGCCTGCCGCTCAGGCTTTCGCCACTGGATAATATCGCCTTGGGCGCGGCACTCGCCAATCTCGGCGTAACCGGCAGCGATGCCTCGCTGTTATCGCTCGCGAAAGGCAGCGTCGGGGAGGCGCTGAAGCTCCTGAACTACGGGGGAGGCGAGATCATCGCCGCATACAACGAGGTCCTGTCGGCTCAAGGCCCGGCGGCTCGAAAGGCAATGCATCGTCTGGCAGATGCCTTATCCGGCAAGGATAGCGAAACGATATTCGAATTCTTCGTGAGCCATGTCGGCGACGACCTGATGCGTCGAGCGCGCGACGCGGCACAAGCAGGCGAGCTTTCCGCCGCCGAACGGATGGCACGGCTGCAATCGGATATCAACGAGCGGCTTGCCATCTCCGTCGCTTACAACCTCGACCGCAAGCAGACGATCCTCAGCATTCTCGGCGATATCAAGCAGCCAGGTCTCTGA
- the tmk gene encoding dTMP kinase has translation MSSGTGLFVTFEGGEGAGKSTQIRRLAEALRARGHEVLLTREPGGSPGAEAVRHVLLSGSAEAFGTRMEAILFAAARNDHVEAVIRPALLQGKIVLCDRFMDSSRVYQGVTGNLEADFIETLQRIAVNGVIPDCTLILDIPARLGLERVKKRSAATADGPDRFEKEELETHEKRREAYLDIAAREPERCHVVNATQDEELIAAEILAIVNQLLWPVVAAKMPEAAHE, from the coding sequence TTGTCATCCGGTACGGGATTGTTCGTTACGTTTGAAGGCGGGGAAGGGGCTGGGAAATCCACGCAAATCCGCCGGCTAGCCGAAGCCCTGAGGGCGCGGGGCCATGAGGTTCTGCTGACGCGGGAACCCGGCGGGTCGCCGGGTGCAGAAGCCGTGCGCCACGTGCTGCTGTCTGGTAGTGCGGAAGCTTTTGGCACGCGCATGGAAGCCATTCTCTTCGCCGCAGCCCGCAACGATCACGTCGAGGCGGTCATTCGCCCGGCCCTTCTCCAGGGCAAGATCGTGCTTTGCGACCGGTTCATGGATTCCTCGCGCGTATATCAAGGCGTGACCGGCAATCTCGAGGCGGACTTCATCGAGACGCTGCAGCGGATTGCCGTCAACGGCGTCATTCCGGATTGCACGCTTATCCTCGACATCCCCGCAAGGCTCGGTCTGGAGCGAGTAAAGAAGCGTAGTGCGGCAACAGCGGACGGACCGGACCGTTTCGAAAAGGAAGAACTTGAGACGCACGAAAAACGCCGCGAAGCCTATCTCGATATAGCTGCGCGCGAACCGGAGCGGTGCCACGTCGTCAACGCGACACAGGACGAAGAGCTGATTGCCGCGGAAATTCTTGCCATCGTCAATCAGCTCCTTTGGCCGGTTGTCGCCGCCAAGATGCCGGAGGCCGCGCATGAGTGA
- a CDS encoding D-alanyl-D-alanine carboxypeptidase family protein: MLKRLLRLCACLLPFASPSSAAETAPAGFVTKAAQAYMIEATTGTVLLAKNEEQSFSPASLAKLMTMDLVFGSLKKGEITLDTEYPVSEYAWRTGGAPSRTATMFAALKSRIRVEDLIKGVAIQGANDGCIILAEGMSGTESNFAAAMTRRAEVLGMPKTVFGNSTGLPDGRSKVSARGLVRLAIDLQQSYPEYYHYFAQPDFEWNKIFQRNRNPLLGLGLGADGLATGFAEGEGYSIVASAERDGKRLFLALGGIGSDKERTEEAKRILEWGQTAFEDRQLFSDDEIVGAASVYGGRAGKVDLVAKGAVSVYIPVSNPDRLSARIVYRWPLMAPIAADAEAGTLVISAGGRVLREVPLYTAHGVEQGSLTSRAVDALLELGESLFFSWFWDKAEPT, translated from the coding sequence ATGTTGAAGCGTCTGCTTCGTCTTTGCGCGTGCCTTCTGCCCTTCGCATCGCCATCCTCCGCTGCCGAAACCGCGCCCGCCGGCTTTGTGACAAAGGCCGCGCAGGCCTACATGATCGAGGCGACCACCGGAACAGTGCTGCTTGCAAAGAACGAGGAGCAAAGCTTTTCTCCCGCCTCGCTCGCAAAGCTGATGACGATGGACCTCGTCTTCGGCTCATTGAAAAAGGGCGAGATCACGCTCGACACCGAGTATCCGGTTTCCGAATATGCCTGGCGGACGGGGGGTGCTCCATCGCGGACGGCCACAATGTTTGCAGCGTTGAAATCCCGCATCCGCGTCGAGGATCTGATCAAGGGTGTCGCCATCCAGGGTGCCAACGATGGATGCATCATTCTTGCGGAGGGCATGAGCGGCACAGAGAGCAATTTCGCTGCCGCGATGACGCGGCGTGCGGAGGTGCTCGGCATGCCGAAAACGGTCTTCGGAAACTCGACCGGCCTGCCGGACGGCAGAAGCAAGGTATCGGCGCGTGGCTTGGTGAGGCTTGCGATCGATCTGCAGCAATCCTATCCGGAATACTATCATTATTTCGCGCAGCCGGATTTCGAGTGGAACAAGATTTTCCAGCGCAATCGAAATCCCTTGCTTGGCCTTGGACTTGGCGCAGACGGATTGGCGACCGGCTTTGCAGAGGGCGAAGGGTATTCGATCGTCGCCTCGGCGGAGCGCGATGGCAAGCGGCTCTTCCTGGCGCTCGGCGGGATTGGTTCCGACAAGGAACGGACCGAGGAGGCAAAGCGCATCCTCGAATGGGGGCAGACAGCCTTCGAGGATCGACAGCTTTTTTCGGACGACGAAATCGTGGGCGCGGCCAGCGTCTATGGCGGCCGGGCCGGAAAAGTGGACCTCGTCGCGAAGGGAGCTGTCAGCGTCTATATTCCGGTAAGCAATCCTGACAGGCTCTCGGCGCGGATCGTTTACCGCTGGCCGCTGATGGCGCCCATCGCTGCCGATGCCGAAGCGGGCACGCTAGTGATCTCGGCGGGCGGCCGCGTTTTGCGCGAGGTGCCACTTTACACCGCACATGGCGTCGAGCAGGGTTCGCTGACGAGCCGCGCGGTCGACGCGCTTCTGGAACTTGGTGAATCGCTGTTCTTCTCATGGTTCTGGGACAAGGCCGAGCCCACCTGA
- a CDS encoding septal ring lytic transglycosylase RlpA family protein, producing the protein MRVECGATSFATGTRWLALALMCATVTACGTASQAPKKRAHGKEYFSEKEYGVKASPRVASGANIPKGGGRYIVGNPYEVKGKWYYPREDFAYNKVGVASWYGSAFHGRLTANGEVYDQMHLSAAHPTFPLPSYARVTNLENGSSVVVRVNDRGPYHEGRIIDLSNKTADMLDLQHSGTGKVRVQYVGKARMDGHDMPYLMASYVPKGSRIPSVNPGGQIATGVMVASNSKRITNDQLQSLGTLTVDPSRVPVPMSATAYGGSTPSARYNGAPVATQAPVLAKSEQAFEQMVVLPTIGPVPYERPYGYGQDSSLAMGYQDEDVKTVNVELAFDAVMVRNDGLTQDSIRASLKRQQAQQIAP; encoded by the coding sequence ATGAGAGTGGAATGCGGGGCGACCTCTTTCGCAACGGGTACGCGGTGGCTGGCGTTGGCGTTGATGTGCGCCACCGTCACTGCTTGCGGTACTGCTTCTCAGGCGCCGAAGAAGCGCGCTCACGGCAAGGAATACTTCTCCGAAAAAGAATATGGCGTCAAAGCCAGCCCGCGCGTTGCCAGTGGCGCCAACATACCAAAGGGCGGCGGGCGCTACATCGTCGGCAACCCGTATGAGGTCAAGGGAAAGTGGTATTATCCCAGAGAAGACTTCGCCTATAACAAGGTGGGCGTTGCCTCGTGGTATGGCTCCGCATTTCACGGCCGGTTGACAGCAAACGGCGAAGTCTACGACCAGATGCATCTTTCCGCCGCCCATCCTACTTTCCCGTTGCCAAGCTACGCACGTGTCACAAATCTCGAAAACGGCTCATCGGTGGTGGTGCGCGTCAACGACCGCGGCCCTTATCATGAAGGCCGCATCATCGATCTTTCCAATAAGACGGCGGACATGCTCGACCTGCAGCACAGCGGCACCGGCAAGGTGCGTGTGCAGTATGTCGGCAAGGCGCGTATGGATGGGCACGACATGCCCTACCTGATGGCGTCCTACGTTCCGAAGGGAAGCCGGATTCCGAGCGTCAATCCTGGAGGTCAGATCGCAACTGGGGTGATGGTGGCGTCGAACAGCAAGCGGATCACCAACGATCAGCTCCAGAGCCTTGGGACTTTGACCGTGGATCCATCGCGTGTGCCGGTGCCCATGTCTGCGACGGCCTACGGTGGCTCGACGCCGAGCGCGCGCTACAATGGGGCACCGGTAGCGACACAAGCTCCCGTTCTCGCAAAATCAGAACAGGCTTTCGAGCAGATGGTCGTGCTGCCGACAATCGGACCCGTTCCCTATGAGCGTCCATATGGCTACGGGCAGGACAGTTCGCTCGCGATGGGCTACCAGGACGAAGACGTGAAGACGGTGAACGTAGAGCTCGCATTCGACGCTGTCATGGTCCGTAACGACGGGCTGACGCAGGATTCGATCAGGGCTTCCCTCAAGCGCCAGCAGGCACAACAGATCGCGCCCTGA
- a CDS encoding DUF982 domain-containing protein — translation MHINWSKPVTLALEGPDQWVVIHTTQAAAWALIEDWPIEDGPALNKACAVCADVMSGKRNREEARQAFIDAAIEAGIPIKD, via the coding sequence ATGCATATAAACTGGTCGAAGCCGGTAACCCTCGCTCTTGAAGGACCGGACCAATGGGTCGTCATCCATACCACTCAGGCTGCGGCGTGGGCGTTAATTGAAGACTGGCCCATCGAAGACGGTCCGGCGCTCAACAAGGCATGCGCCGTCTGCGCGGATGTCATGTCCGGGAAACGCAACAGAGAGGAAGCCCGACAAGCATTTATCGATGCTGCGATCGAGGCCGGAATTCCTATCAAAGATTGA